In Haloarcula rubripromontorii, the sequence CGAACCCGAAGATGAAGACGGCGTTCAACGCGATGTTGACGACCCCGCCGCCGGCCCGCAACAGCATCGGGGTCCAGGCGTCGTCGGCCCCGACCAGCGTCCGGCTGCCGATAAGATTCAGTGCGGCGAAGGGGACGCCGAGCGCGACGACCCGCAGGTATCGGCTCCCGTACCCGACGGCCGTGGACCCCGTTCCCACGAGGTCGACGAGCAGTCCGGGCAGGACCCAGTACGCCGCCGCGAGCGGCACTGTCAGCCCCAGCACGACGGCCGCGCTGGTCGTGACGGTGACCGCAAGTTCCCCCTCGGCGTCGGCCCCGTAGCGCTGTGACACCATGCCGATTGTCCCGCCGGCGACGCCGCCGCCCAGCGCGAACACCAGTTCCCAGAACGGGGCGGCGAAGCCGACGCCGGCGATGGCGGTCGGTCCGAGCGCTAGCCCCACCATCGCCACGTCGACTGTCGACTTCGACATCCGTGCGAGCCCGGTGACGATTCGGGGCCAGGACAGGTCCGTCGCCCGGCGGACCCGCTCGCGCTCGACGAGGTCGAACCGCGCGAGCAGACTGCCGACGAGCAGCAGGACGCCACGGACCGGATTGTACGTGGAGGGCACGTTTCGCCACTGCTTTGCGGTCGAACCCGAAAGGTGTTAAGAAACGGACGCCGCCCTCACAGGGTTTATACAGCGCCGCTGCAACGACCGGATATGGATACGGAAGCGGCCATCCGGCACGGGACGATGCAGGTAACCGTCCTGTTGCTCGTCGCGGCCGCGCTGGCTATCGGCTTCGGCGTCGCCGGTATCGGCGCGTCCCTGCCGATTGTTGTGGGGTTGCTGGTACTGACGGCTGTTCTGTTTGTTGCCCGTCCGGACGAGGACCGACTCGGTCCCGTCGCCGGTGTCGATCTGGACGGCGTCGTCCGGTCGCTGTGGCTGGCGCCACTTGTTACCGCGCTGGCGCTGCTCGTCCGTCTGTCGGCCACGCCCGGCGAGGTACAGGCTATCGGCGGGCTGCTCGGTCTCGCCGGGATGGCGAACTACTTCTTGCGCCCAGTGTACCTGCTTGCCTACGACCTCGTCGCCGCGGTTCGAGAGAGCGTCGGCCGGGCGAACGGCCGGCGCTGACAAACGAACTCCGGCGCGGGATTTACAGGCTCGCGATATGTGATATCACTCGTCACACTATGCTGTGGCCACACCCCCTACGCCGTTGGAGGCGGTCGGTGTGATCGCTGCCCGGCTCCGGATTCGCCTTCCAGACGATGTCTGGATCGCCGATGTCTCACAGGCGAACCCGAAGGCCACGTTCAGGCTGCTCTCCGGGATTCGGGCAGGCGCGACGGCGGTCGAACTCGGCGAGGTAACGACGGACGACCCCGCGACCGTCGGGGACGCTATCGCGACGCATCCGTCAGTCACCGCATACGAGGAGTTGGAACGCACTACCGACCGCGTGCTCGCGAAATACGAGACGACAGATACGGCCCTGTACGAGTTCGTCGCCGAGTCGGGGCTCCCGATCGAGTACCCGGTCACCGCCGAGAACGGCTGGTACGAGTTCGACCTCACCGGGTCACGCGCGGAGTTCGACCGCTTCCAGGCGGCCATTGAGGACGCGGGCAGACAGTACGAACTGCTGTCGCTCGTCCACAGTACCGACCCGGCCGGGCTCCTGACAGACCGTCAGCGGGACGTCCTCACGGCCGCGCTCCGAGCGGGCTACTTCGAGTTACCGCGCGACTGCACGCTCGCCGACGTGGCGGCCGCGCTCGACATCGACAAATCGACCGCGAGCCGCGTTCTCAGACGCGGTCAGACACGAATCGTCAAGTGGTTTCTCACGACGGCGACCGCACAGCCACCGCGGTCGACGGACCGCCAGTAATCCCGAGCCGCGATCACTCGCCACCTGTGGGAGACGGCACCTCACCGCGCATTTTTTCGGCCCGGTGGCCCGTTTCATGCCTTGACTCCACCGACACAGCCGTCGTTTCCAGAAGCCGTTCGAGCCGCCGCTCGAACTCGACGTCAGAGAGCTCTCCCCGGGCGTACCGCTGGCGGAGCGTGGCCAGTGCGGCTTCGGTCTCGCCGTCCCGGTCGGTGGTCGCCGGGCGACTGTCGCTTCGCCGGTCGTACTCTACCAGACCCACCGCCGCCGGGAGCACCACGCCGAAGCCGACGACGAACGCCAGCCAGAACCAGTCCACGTCAAGCGCCAGCAGCCCGAACGCGACGCCCAGCGTGACCGCCGTTACGACTGCTGAGACGACTGCACTCAGGGGGTCAGGACGGACCGGGTTTGACAGGGTCCGGCTCATTGTCCACCTCGAACGGTGAGGAATGCGGTGTACGCCGCTCCAATGAAGACAGCGCCGATGAACGCGAGTAGCAGTCCGAAGGCCCCGTAGCCGACCAGTGGCTCGCTGTACGGTGTGATGATGTCCGACGGCGGTTCGATAGCCCAGGGGCCGAGGTGGACGGCCGTAAGCAGCACGCTGTTTGCCGTCAGAAACCCGAGCCAGTACCGCAGGCCCACCCGTCCGGTTACCGTGAGGACGAGACCGAACGCCAGCAGTGGGTAGACGGCGAGACTGAACGTGAACGCGTTCACCTCTGGCGTCAGCGGCCAGCCCACGTGGTTGCCCCGGACAATGTGGTCGACGTGATGTGCCATTCCGAACAGCGCCGGCACGAGCACGACGAGATACACCTGTCTCGGAACGCTACTCATACGTGCTACGCTACTGTTCGAACGGTGGTCGGTCCGTTCCATGTGTAGACAGAACGGATGCAGTACACTGACGCTTACAGCAATATGTTGCATTCACAGCGGTACGGGCACGCTGCTGTTCGCGAGCAATCGGCTCCCTCAGTCCGCCGTCGCCTCGCGAATTTCCACCACGTCGGCGTCCGTCTTGAACGTCGTGCCACCGTAGTGCGTGCGCGAGGCCTCGTAGCCGGCGTCACGGAGCTTCCCGATGAACTCGTCCATGGCTTCCGCGCCGCGCCCCCAGCGCTTGCAGAGGCGGTGCTGGTCGTAGTGGGTCGGCGTGTCGATCTCCGCGCCGAGCGTCGCCAGCAGCGCTTTCGCCTCCTCGGCGGTGCCCATCTCTTCGGTGATCTGGTCGGCGACGGCGTCGGCGAACTCGGTGTCGCAGGTCTGACCCAGCCAGATGGGGCCGGCAGTCTGGAGGTGCTTCTCACAGACTGGACAGGCGTCGGGCGCGTCGGCGATGAGGCCGTAGTCGTGGTCGCGCCAGAGGCAGTGCTGGCAGTGGTGGACGTAGCCAAGTTCGTCGATGCAGTCGTTGGCAACCTTCGCCCCGTGGTCGAACTCCAGATAGGTCCGGGCGTAGTGTTTCGTCGCGTGGCTGAGAATCGGCCGGGCGGCGATGTCGTAGCGGGCGGCGGTGCGGACCATCGCCGAGAGGAGGACGCGCATCCCCATCTCGGCGTGGAACTCCGTGTTGCGCGGGACCGCGCCGTAGGAGCGGACGCCGCTCTCGAAGTGGGCCCCACACAGCGGGGCCGTGTCGGTAGCCGTCACACAGAGGAGGTGTTTGGTCCCCTGAACGGCCGCGTCGGCGAAGGGAATCGGCGTGCCGAACGGGTCCACGTCCACCACGTCGAACGCCTCGGAGTGCATCAACACGTTCGCGTCCGCCCGCCGGACGGAGGCGGCGAGGTCGTTGCGTTCGAGGTTCTGCTCACACAGCGCCGTCGCGTCGTCGTCGATGTCACACAGCGTCGTCTCCCAGTCGTTGGCCGCGGCGCGGACCCCCCGGATGCCGCTGGCGGCGGTGGCGTCCAGGTACGTCGACACGCGTGGGGTTCGCTCTCGGTAGGCCCGCAGCGCCGCCACGGTGATGTCGCGGTTCAGCTCCTGGACGGGGTTGAAGAACACGTCCGCGCCCTTCCCCGCGTCGGGCTGTTCCGGCACCGTGACGCTCACTCGGCCCTCACTGACGCGCATACTCCCCGATCTGTGCGTGCGCCGTTAAGTCGTTCGAACCTGCCTGTTGGGTCTGCTGTCTTTCAGGCTGTTGTGAACAGCCAGAAAGCCCCGAGGCGCTGGCATCGGGGGGCTCGCTGTGCGCTTCCTCGCTCCTTGCAGTCGCTCGTCCAGTGCTTGCGTCGCCCGCCGTCCGCCAGCGCCTCGCCCCTTTCAGTCCCACCCGTGTCGGCAGTGTAATCGCATTGCGTTTGGTCGGCTGTACAATCGCAGGCGTCTCGGTCAGATGTCTCGGCTGTCTACGCCGACGCCAAGTTCACGCCGCTTCGGCGGCCGTCCGCTCCCTGGGCAGTCGAACGGTCGCCGTCGTCCCGTCGCTCGTGTCGAAGTCGAGGTCCCCCTCCAGCGTCGTTGCGGTCCAGCGGACGAGCCAGAGGCCGATGCCGCTGCCGTGATTCAGGTCCGTCTCGCGGCCCCGTTCCAGCACACCGAGTTCGTGTTCGGGGACCCCGGGACCGTTGTCGCTGACGGTCAGCACGACATCGTCGCCATCGACCGCGGCGCTGACGGTGACGGCGGCGTCCGGGACGTGCTGGAGGGCGTTCTCGACGAGGTTGGCGAGCAGAATCTCCAGCAGGGCCGACTGGGTCGTCAGCCGGAGGTCGTCGGGTATCTCCACCGCGACCTCGCCGCCGTGCTCCTCGCGGGCGGCCGCCACGACCTCGGCGGCGAGGTCGGCCAGCACGACGGGTTCAGGGGCCGCGTCGCCGGTCCCCGCTTCGGCGAGGGTGCGGGCCTTCTCGCCGGACTCGACCAGCCGGGTGACCGACCGCTCGATGGTCGCCGCGTGGTCGGCCTGCTCGCCGTCGAGTTCCGACGCCAGCAGCTCCGCCCGGGCCTGGATGACGACGCTCTCGTTGCGGACGTTGTGCCTGAGAAAGCGGTTGAGCACCTCCAGCCGGCGCTCGCGGCGGATCTCGTCGGTGATGTCCTGAAAGACGATCGTGTATCCCAACTGGGTGCCCGACTCGTCCCGCAGCGCCGTCTGCCGGACCTTGTACTCGCGGCGTCGGCCGCCGGTCTCGGTGGAGACCCGCGACCCCCCGCCGTCGGTTTCGATGGTATCGCCCGCAAGAAAGCCGTTCATCGGCTCCGTCAGCGCCTCGTGCTTGTCGACGGCGAACATCTCCTCGGCGGCGGGATTGAGGTTCACCACGCGGCCCTGTTTGTCGACGATGGCGACCGGCGTG encodes:
- a CDS encoding histidine kinase N-terminal 7TM domain-containing protein codes for the protein MNLDLPWLALGSFASGLGSLYLLAQLRAHWDKPGARWFVATIVTQTVWCFAYGAALLVFDPTVRLALEMVTWLGIIWIGFCFLSFALGYTGRTNVLESWWYRAVAVVPLAGTALVVTNPLHTAVWQGFRVVPAAGSAGAEYAVLPAGLLTIIVAMLFVSFGTLLVFDTVVSYGPLYRREALAVGLSPIPPGAAVLLWAGGVGPVPAVNLTTLLFLPHVALDLYAFVRSDMFEFHPATRRAGERAAIHDIATPVAIVDKQGRVVNLNPAAEEMFAVDKHEALTEPMNGFLAGDTIETDGGGSRVSTETGGRRREYKVRQTALRDESGTQLGYTIVFQDITDEIRRERRLEVLNRFLRHNVRNESVVIQARAELLASELDGEQADHAATIERSVTRLVESGEKARTLAEAGTGDAAPEPVVLADLAAEVVAAAREEHGGEVAVEIPDDLRLTTQSALLEILLANLVENALQHVPDAAVTVSAAVDGDDVVLTVSDNGPGVPEHELGVLERGRETDLNHGSGIGLWLVRWTATTLEGDLDFDTSDGTTATVRLPRERTAAEAA
- a CDS encoding tRNA (guanine(26)-N(2))-dimethyltransferase codes for the protein MRVSEGRVSVTVPEQPDAGKGADVFFNPVQELNRDITVAALRAYRERTPRVSTYLDATAASGIRGVRAAANDWETTLCDIDDDATALCEQNLERNDLAASVRRADANVLMHSEAFDVVDVDPFGTPIPFADAAVQGTKHLLCVTATDTAPLCGAHFESGVRSYGAVPRNTEFHAEMGMRVLLSAMVRTAARYDIAARPILSHATKHYARTYLEFDHGAKVANDCIDELGYVHHCQHCLWRDHDYGLIADAPDACPVCEKHLQTAGPIWLGQTCDTEFADAVADQITEEMGTAEEAKALLATLGAEIDTPTHYDQHRLCKRWGRGAEAMDEFIGKLRDAGYEASRTHYGGTTFKTDADVVEIREATAD
- a CDS encoding helix-turn-helix domain-containing protein, whose translation is MIAARLRIRLPDDVWIADVSQANPKATFRLLSGIRAGATAVELGEVTTDDPATVGDAIATHPSVTAYEELERTTDRVLAKYETTDTALYEFVAESGLPIEYPVTAENGWYEFDLTGSRAEFDRFQAAIEDAGRQYELLSLVHSTDPAGLLTDRQRDVLTAALRAGYFELPRDCTLADVAAALDIDKSTASRVLRRGQTRIVKWFLTTATAQPPRSTDRQ
- a CDS encoding SHOCT domain-containing protein, coding for MSRTLSNPVRPDPLSAVVSAVVTAVTLGVAFGLLALDVDWFWLAFVVGFGVVLPAAVGLVEYDRRSDSRPATTDRDGETEAALATLRQRYARGELSDVEFERRLERLLETTAVSVESRHETGHRAEKMRGEVPSPTGGE